CCCCGCGCATCTTCGGGGACGACTACCCGACGCCGGACGGCACCTGCGTGCGCGACTACATCCATGTCGCGGACGTGGCGGAGGCGCATGTCGCCGCGGTGCGGCGGTTGACGACCGCGGACGGCGGGACGGACCTGGTCCTGAACATCGGCCGGGGTGAGGGCGTCTCCGTCCGCGAGATCCTGGACGTCATCGGCGAGGTCACCGGCCTGGACACGACCGGCGAGGTCACCCCCCGCCGCGCGGGCGACCCGGCCCGCGTGGTCGCCTCCGCGGACCGGATCGCCCACGAGCTGGGCTGGAAGGCCCGCTTCGACGTCCACGACATGATCTCCTCCGCCTGGGCCGGCTGGCGCACCCGCCACTGACCCCTCCCGGGGTCACCGGAGCAGACGGGCAACCACGCAGTGCCCCCAGGGGCGCGAGGAACTGCGCGAACAACCACCCTGCGCGGATGGCCCTGCGCGATGGGGGACCATCCGCATGCCGGTGGCTTGTCGCGCAGTTCCCCGCGCCCCTGGGTAGTGCAACCGACCCTCCGCTCGAAGGCTCGCGTCCGCGCGCCGGAGGCGCGCAGTTCCTCGCGCCCTGGAGTAGTGCAACCGGCGCGCCGCTCGAAAGCTCGCGTCTGCGCGCCCCCTGGGTAGTGCAACCGGCGCGCCATCGGAGGCTAGTCGCGGTTGGTGGCGGTGCCGCGGGCGGCGTCGAGGGCGTAGACGCAGTGGTCCTTGCTGCAGGCGAAGACGCGGCCGTCGGCGGCGACCGGGGAGCCGGTGATCTCGCCGCCGGTGTCGAGCTTCCAGTGGAGTCGGCCGGTCGCCAGGTCCAGGGTGTGCAGGGAGTGGTCGCGGCTGCCGACGTGGACCAGGCCGTTCGCCGAGGCGGGGACGCCGGTCAGCTCGCCGCGGGCGGCATAGCGCCAGCGCTCCCCGCCCGTGCGCGCGTCGAAGGCGAACACCGTCTCGCCGCTGCTCACCAGCACCGCGTCCGCGGCCAGCACCACCGGGTCCGCGCCCTGACGGCCGCCCGTGCGGGCGTGCCAGCGGACCGCGCCGGTGAGCGGGTCGAGCGCGAAGACCGTGCCGAGGTAGTCGGCGACGAAGACCCCCTCGTCGCTCACCGCGGGCGGCGTGAACAGCACGACCGGCGCGTCGAAGCGCCACCGCTCCACACCCGTGTTCGCGTCCAGCGCCAGCACCCGGGTGCCGTTGCAGACGTACAGGAGGCCCCGGTGCGGGGACGGGCGCGAGGGCACGTCCTCGCCCAGCGGGACCGCCCACTGCAGCTGCCCGGTCGTCAGCTCGACCGAACGCAGCCGGCCGCCGCCGTAGTAGTAGACCGAGTCACCGATCACGCACGGACCCGAGGCGGCGTTCTCGTAGTCCTGCTGGGCGTCCTTGGCCTGCCACATCACGCTGCCGTCGATCGCGGAGCGCACCTGGACGCCGCCGCCGCGGGTGCCCGCGACGACCGCGCCGCCCGCCGCGTCGAGGGCGTAGATCCAGGCCTCGGCCGAGACGCGCCAGCGCTCGGCGCCGTCCGCGGCCTGGCGCGTGAAGAGGTTCGGGCCGTCGGCGGCGTGCACCCGGCCGTCGGCGACCGCCAGCGCCCAGGCCACGTCGCCGGTGCGGAAGCGGCGCCGGCCGCTGGCGATGTCGAGGGCGTGGACCTCGAAGCTGGTGACGTAGAGGACGCCGTCGGCGACCAGGGGCGATCCCCAGACGTCGTGGGACATTCGGAACCGCCACGGCCGCCAGGGCGCCTCGGGGCTCGTGGAGGGCTGCGGCAGCGCCGGCGGGGCGGCGGGCGTGGCGGCGGGCGGCGTGGTGGCCGGCGTGGCCGGGGCCGCGTGCGCGCCGCGGCGGACCCAGCCGGTCTCCGGCGGGGTCACCGGCTCCGGCGGCCTGCCGACGGGCACCCGGACCCCTGGGCCGATCGGCGTGTCGACGCCGGGCAGCCGCACCATCGCCGGCAGCGCCGTCCGCGCCTCCTCCGACGCGTGGGCCGGAGCCGAGACCGGTGGGGCGACCGGCGGGGCGACCGGGGGCGCCACGGGCGGGGCGACCGGCGGCGTGAAGGGCGGGGGCGGCGGCGTGCGGCGGCCACGCTTCGCGTCGATCAGGGCCAGCGCCACCGGGGGGAGCCACTCCCCCGAGTCGCTCTCGCCGCCGTCGCCTGAGGCGTACAGGTGGGGGCCGAGCTCCGCGGCGATCTGGGCGGGCGAGGGGCGGCGCTCGGGCGCCGGGCGCATGCAGGCCTTGACCAGCGGTGCGAGCTCCTCCGGCAGCCCCGACAGGTC
This genomic interval from Streptacidiphilus rugosus AM-16 contains the following:
- a CDS encoding outer membrane protein assembly factor BamB family protein gives rise to the protein MDQLTAHDPRRIGPFEVLGRLGAGGMGLVYLARSAAGRRVAIKTVRAELAEDQLFRVRFAREIAAARTVSGFYTAAVVDADADAAVPWLATAYIPAPSLEDLVTDCGPLPVGTVRWLVAGIAEALQSIHAAGLVHRDLKPSNVLVTEDGPRVIDFGIAAGVSHTRLTMTNVAVGTPAYMSPEQARDSRGVKGASDVFSLGSLLVYAATGHAPYHGANPVETVFMLLRENPDLSGLPEELAPLVKACMRPAPERRPSPAQIAAELGPHLYASGDGGESDSGEWLPPVALALIDAKRGRRTPPPPPFTPPVAPPVAPPVAPPVAPPVSAPAHASEEARTALPAMVRLPGVDTPIGPGVRVPVGRPPEPVTPPETGWVRRGAHAAPATPATTPPAATPAAPPALPQPSTSPEAPWRPWRFRMSHDVWGSPLVADGVLYVTSFEVHALDIASGRRRFRTGDVAWALAVADGRVHAADGPNLFTRQAADGAERWRVSAEAWIYALDAAGGAVVAGTRGGGVQVRSAIDGSVMWQAKDAQQDYENAASGPCVIGDSVYYYGGGRLRSVELTTGQLQWAVPLGEDVPSRPSPHRGLLYVCNGTRVLALDANTGVERWRFDAPVVLFTPPAVSDEGVFVADYLGTVFALDPLTGAVRWHARTGGRQGADPVVLAADAVLVSSGETVFAFDARTGGERWRYAARGELTGVPASANGLVHVGSRDHSLHTLDLATGRLHWKLDTGGEITGSPVAADGRVFACSKDHCVYALDAARGTATNRD